A genomic stretch from Natronomonas gomsonensis includes:
- a CDS encoding geranylgeranyl reductase family protein: protein MYDFVVVGAGPAGSRFARSAAESGHDVLVLESGEIGRPLACSGHVSLDIWDFLPGEDDRRESSESRAVNDERSEASAASAHDDLFQNDIYGARFHLGGADSEAHTFYKDEPVSNAIDRVGLDKTLAECAEQAGAEVRDGYTVTDVEEQPGRVEVTAKGPDGVESFECRIVAGADGPRSRVRQEVGLPEPEELLHGVLGFDFEPDDADYVDVHLTVPRFFAWRIPRGEAGVEYGLAVSPGDDAPGRFEELLEDYGVELDERCSGAIPIGPPERTVGKRSFLVGDAAAQTKPFTGGGIIYGMRAADIAAREIDPEQPATLESYETAWREELAGDQRLGKLIRAGYSMPKPVQKAGMKAFSGEIGVHMDRPTSLFSKAQLRALLSWN, encoded by the coding sequence ATGTACGATTTCGTCGTCGTCGGTGCCGGCCCCGCAGGGTCGCGGTTCGCCCGCTCGGCCGCCGAGTCCGGCCACGACGTGTTGGTGCTCGAGTCCGGCGAAATCGGGCGACCGCTGGCCTGTTCGGGCCACGTGAGTCTCGACATCTGGGACTTTCTCCCCGGCGAGGACGACCGACGGGAGTCCTCGGAATCGCGAGCGGTAAACGACGAGCGAAGCGAAGCGAGCGCCGCGAGCGCCCACGATGACCTCTTCCAGAACGACATCTACGGGGCGCGGTTTCATCTCGGCGGCGCCGACAGCGAGGCCCACACCTTCTACAAGGACGAACCGGTGTCGAACGCCATCGACCGAGTCGGGCTGGACAAGACGCTCGCCGAATGCGCCGAGCAGGCAGGCGCCGAAGTCCGGGACGGCTACACCGTCACCGATGTCGAGGAGCAACCGGGGCGTGTCGAAGTGACCGCGAAAGGACCGGACGGCGTCGAATCCTTCGAGTGTCGCATCGTCGCCGGCGCCGACGGCCCTCGCTCGCGAGTCCGTCAGGAGGTCGGCCTGCCGGAACCCGAGGAACTGCTCCACGGCGTGTTGGGCTTCGATTTCGAACCCGACGACGCGGACTACGTCGACGTCCACCTCACCGTCCCGCGGTTCTTCGCGTGGCGGATTCCCCGCGGCGAGGCCGGCGTCGAGTACGGACTGGCCGTCTCGCCGGGCGACGACGCCCCCGGACGCTTCGAGGAACTGCTTGAGGACTACGGCGTCGAGTTGGACGAACGCTGTTCGGGCGCCATCCCAATCGGACCGCCCGAGCGGACGGTCGGCAAGCGGAGTTTCCTGGTCGGCGACGCCGCCGCCCAGACGAAACCGTTCACTGGCGGCGGCATCATCTACGGAATGCGCGCCGCCGACATCGCCGCCCGCGAAATCGACCCCGAACAGCCCGCGACGCTGGAGAGCTACGAGACGGCCTGGCGCGAGGAGTTGGCCGGCGACCAACGTCTCGGGAAACTGATTCGGGCGGGCTACTCGATGCCGAAGCCGGTGCAGAAAGCGGGGATGAAGGCGTTCTCCGGTGAAATCGGGGTCCACATGGACCGACCGACATCGCTGTTTTCGAAGGCACAACTCCGCGCGCTGCTTTCGTGGAACTAA
- a CDS encoding protein-tyrosine phosphatase family protein, producing MPNFAPVAPETPVYGICRPGHLGGGLDDWAATLDSAGVSSVLCLLSSAEATRWGLPDAYADRFETAHVPIRERHLPDESTLRSALGAIRDADDAGETVAVHCNAGLGRTGVVAAAWLTQECGYDPHEAVETVREAGRAPREAVRCGNATEAELLELLAP from the coding sequence ATGCCCAACTTCGCGCCCGTCGCACCCGAAACGCCGGTGTACGGCATCTGCCGACCGGGCCATCTCGGCGGCGGACTCGACGACTGGGCGGCCACGCTGGACAGTGCTGGCGTCAGCAGTGTGCTCTGCCTGCTCTCCTCGGCGGAGGCGACCCGATGGGGCCTCCCCGACGCCTACGCCGACCGCTTCGAGACGGCCCACGTCCCGATTCGCGAACGACACCTCCCGGATGAATCGACGCTCCGGTCGGCGCTGGGGGCGATTCGAGACGCAGACGACGCCGGCGAGACTGTCGCCGTTCACTGCAACGCCGGTCTCGGACGCACCGGCGTCGTCGCCGCGGCGTGGCTCACTCAGGAGTGCGGCTACGACCCCCACGAAGCCGTCGAAACCGTCCGCGAGGCCGGCCGAGCGCCGCGGGAAGCAGTTCGCTGTGGCAACGCGACCGAGGCGGAACTGCTCGAATTGCTCGCCCCGTAA
- a CDS encoding DUF6663 family protein, protein MTTTDGTSPRTEGPFRLLPGRTDDEWLLLDAESADPTYVPREALPDDAVVGNCIDADISWDGEDPVVESATIETTTTVEFVRTEAVIFEAAQNCFEAARAEGEAMNSRVTYNTDNEANGVLYTFAEQAGSRDLFEEFRDGLKPLEPLIARAAQPEEVDPPFSVFVIDPEEPFVVVYIVLDPDGLLDETVRDTYL, encoded by the coding sequence ATGACCACGACCGACGGCACCTCCCCGCGGACCGAGGGGCCGTTCCGCCTGCTGCCGGGACGAACCGACGACGAGTGGCTGTTGCTCGACGCCGAGTCGGCGGACCCGACGTACGTTCCTCGCGAGGCGCTGCCCGACGACGCCGTCGTCGGCAACTGCATCGACGCCGACATCTCCTGGGACGGCGAAGACCCGGTCGTCGAGTCGGCGACAATCGAGACGACAACGACCGTCGAGTTCGTCCGGACGGAGGCGGTCATCTTCGAGGCCGCCCAGAACTGTTTCGAGGCGGCCCGCGCCGAGGGCGAGGCGATGAACTCGCGAGTCACCTACAACACGGACAACGAGGCAAACGGCGTCCTCTACACCTTCGCCGAGCAGGCCGGCAGTCGCGACCTCTTCGAGGAGTTCCGTGACGGCCTGAAGCCGCTGGAGCCGCTTATCGCCCGCGCGGCCCAACCGGAGGAAGTCGACCCGCCGTTTTCGGTGTTCGTCATCGACCCCGAGGAGCCGTTCGTCGTCGTCTACATCGTCCTCGACCCCGACGGGTTGCTGGACGAGACGGTCCGAGATACGTACCTCTAG
- a CDS encoding tryptophan--tRNA ligase, giving the protein MTDDDAHEEATPPRTDGGATGADETALDPWGSSTVDDYRNLFEEFGIEEFDDVLPEVPNPHYLMRRGVIFGHRDYRPVAEAMVNDEPFAALSGFMPTGDPHIGHKLVFDEIIWHQQQGGDAYGLIADLEAHSARGIPWDEIDEHAESYLLSLLALGFDPEEGELYRQSENEELRNLAFELGSKARFAEFEGIYGFDGETSVSHMQSVVTQMADILYPQLEEPKPTVIPVGPDQDPHVRLARDLATRMRFFKVSEAYASFELEDDERALVAEAYEALTGERGGGHADDPDADVRCVEAAEWLEAEAPDSTALWDTVETLKAGGKEPLRPRVRFFDRNATDDAFEALIEAIDGEKRVYEGHIDSFDLDREEAEELAREIEVDNGGYGFVPPSSIYHRFMTGLTGGKMSSSDPASHISLLDDPEDGYDKVKAATTGGRETAEKQRELGGKADECPVYELYAYLLANDDDELATEVYEECVGGERLCGGCKEQAAELMEAFLEDHQEKREEAKELLADLDIELESSRK; this is encoded by the coding sequence ATGACAGACGACGACGCCCACGAGGAAGCGACGCCCCCACGGACGGACGGCGGGGCGACAGGTGCCGACGAGACGGCCCTCGACCCGTGGGGGTCCTCGACCGTCGACGACTACCGGAACCTCTTCGAGGAGTTCGGCATCGAGGAGTTCGACGACGTGCTGCCGGAGGTGCCGAACCCCCACTACCTGATGCGTCGGGGCGTCATCTTCGGCCACCGCGACTACCGACCGGTCGCCGAGGCGATGGTCAACGACGAACCCTTCGCCGCGCTGTCGGGATTCATGCCGACCGGCGACCCCCACATCGGCCACAAACTCGTCTTCGACGAGATAATCTGGCACCAACAGCAGGGCGGCGACGCCTACGGCCTCATCGCCGACCTCGAAGCCCACTCCGCCCGCGGGATTCCGTGGGACGAAATCGACGAACACGCCGAGAGCTACCTGCTGTCGCTGCTCGCGTTGGGCTTCGACCCCGAGGAGGGCGAACTGTACCGCCAATCGGAAAACGAGGAACTGCGCAACCTCGCCTTCGAACTCGGCTCGAAGGCCCGGTTCGCGGAGTTCGAAGGCATCTACGGCTTCGACGGCGAGACCTCGGTGTCCCACATGCAGTCGGTCGTCACCCAGATGGCCGACATCCTCTATCCGCAACTGGAGGAGCCGAAACCGACCGTCATCCCCGTCGGCCCCGACCAGGACCCCCACGTTCGACTGGCGCGTGACCTCGCGACCCGGATGCGCTTCTTCAAGGTGAGCGAAGCCTACGCCAGTTTCGAGTTGGAAGACGACGAGCGCGCGCTGGTCGCGGAGGCCTACGAGGCGCTGACTGGCGAACGTGGCGGCGGCCACGCCGACGACCCCGACGCCGATGTTCGCTGTGTCGAGGCCGCCGAGTGGCTCGAAGCCGAGGCGCCCGACTCGACGGCGCTGTGGGACACCGTCGAGACGCTGAAGGCCGGCGGGAAAGAGCCACTCCGCCCCCGGGTTCGGTTCTTCGACCGCAACGCGACCGACGACGCCTTCGAGGCGCTTATCGAGGCCATCGACGGCGAAAAGCGCGTCTACGAGGGCCACATCGACAGTTTCGACCTCGACCGCGAGGAGGCCGAGGAACTCGCCCGCGAAATCGAAGTCGACAACGGCGGCTACGGCTTCGTCCCGCCGTCGTCCATCTATCACCGCTTCATGACCGGCCTCACGGGCGGAAAGATGTCCTCGTCGGACCCCGCATCCCACATCAGCCTACTCGACGACCCCGAGGACGGCTACGACAAGGTGAAGGCGGCGACGACCGGCGGCCGCGAAACCGCCGAAAAGCAGCGCGAGTTGGGCGGGAAGGCCGACGAGTGTCCCGTCTACGAGTTGTACGCCTACCTGCTCGCAAACGACGACGACGAACTCGCCACCGAGGTGTACGAGGAGTGCGTCGGCGGCGAACGGCTCTGTGGCGGCTGTAAGGAGCAGGCTGCCGAGTTGATGGAGGCGTTCCTCGAAGACCACCAAGAGAAACGCGAGGAGGCAAAGGAACTGCTGGCGGACCTCGACATCGAGTTGGAGAGCAGCAGGAAGTAG
- a CDS encoding DUF1028 domain-containing protein, producing the protein MTFSICVHEKYEGDDGTEQHRFGVAVTTRLAGVGTLCPFASENGAVATQSLVNVELGEKGIEYIDDGLAVEDALQSLLNADDGAENRQLHGVDREGSFVFSGEECKPWFGHHDGNEYTVAGNLLTGEAVIDAVADTYENSDRGEPLAKRLIDALEAGHEEGGDKREDLPVQSAALLVETTEERAIEPAYENLRVDATETPIEDLKATYETAVRGHEDAMERYEEAYEDDDL; encoded by the coding sequence GCGACGACGGCACCGAACAGCACCGCTTCGGCGTTGCGGTGACGACCCGACTCGCGGGCGTCGGCACGCTGTGTCCCTTCGCCAGCGAGAACGGCGCCGTCGCCACCCAGAGCCTCGTCAACGTCGAGTTGGGTGAGAAGGGAATCGAGTACATCGACGACGGACTGGCCGTCGAGGATGCCCTGCAGTCGCTTCTCAACGCCGACGACGGCGCCGAGAACCGCCAACTCCACGGCGTCGACCGAGAGGGGTCGTTCGTCTTCTCCGGCGAGGAGTGCAAGCCGTGGTTCGGACATCACGATGGAAACGAGTACACCGTCGCCGGAAACCTCCTGACTGGCGAGGCAGTCATCGATGCCGTCGCCGACACCTACGAAAACAGTGACCGAGGGGAACCGCTTGCCAAGCGACTCATTGACGCGCTGGAAGCGGGCCACGAGGAAGGCGGCGACAAACGCGAGGACCTGCCGGTCCAGAGCGCCGCGCTGCTCGTCGAAACCACCGAAGAACGGGCCATCGAACCGGCCTACGAGAACCTCCGGGTCGACGCGACGGAGACGCCAATCGAGGACCTGAAAGCGACCTACGAGACGGCCGTCCGGGGCCACGAAGACGCGATGGAGCGCTACGAGGAAGCCTACGAGGACGACGACCTCTAG
- a CDS encoding AAA family ATPase, with translation MDAPLWTDEHAPTVDELPQAEVRDHLERVTEEPMNLVVYGPRGAGKTAAVRALAEDTHEDPDNDFVEINVADFFGRTKKEIKNDPRFGHFLDGRSRLSKRDMISRVLKEQAAYQPVSGEFRTILLDNAEAIREDFQQSLRRIMEQHYEATQFVIATRQPSKLIPPIESRCFPIPMRSPTHDETVEVLERIVDREGVDYDADGIEYVAGYGDGDLRKAILGAQTTYEAEDEVTMQAAYDALGDVGMREELTDILADADAGEFEDARKGLDELLYDEGFDGEEVLREFLAAARSRYEGRQSARVHELAGEIDLEMSEGNADRVHLGRLLAELGR, from the coding sequence ATGGACGCGCCGCTGTGGACCGACGAACACGCGCCCACCGTCGACGAGTTACCGCAGGCCGAGGTGCGGGACCACCTCGAACGCGTGACCGAGGAACCGATGAACCTCGTCGTCTACGGTCCACGCGGCGCCGGCAAGACCGCCGCCGTCCGCGCACTCGCCGAGGACACCCACGAAGACCCCGACAACGACTTCGTCGAAATCAACGTCGCGGACTTCTTCGGCCGGACGAAAAAGGAAATCAAGAACGACCCCCGGTTCGGCCACTTCCTCGACGGCCGCTCGCGGCTGTCGAAACGAGACATGATAAGCCGCGTACTGAAGGAGCAGGCCGCCTATCAGCCGGTTTCGGGTGAGTTCCGGACCATCCTCCTGGACAACGCCGAGGCGATACGCGAGGACTTCCAGCAGTCGCTGCGGCGGATAATGGAACAGCACTACGAGGCGACGCAGTTCGTCATCGCCACCCGCCAACCGTCGAAACTCATCCCGCCAATCGAGTCGCGGTGTTTCCCGATTCCAATGCGTTCGCCGACCCACGACGAGACGGTCGAGGTGTTGGAACGCATCGTCGACCGAGAGGGCGTCGACTACGACGCCGACGGCATCGAGTACGTCGCGGGCTACGGCGACGGCGACCTCCGGAAGGCCATCCTCGGCGCTCAGACGACCTACGAGGCCGAAGACGAGGTGACGATGCAGGCTGCCTACGACGCGTTGGGCGACGTGGGAATGCGCGAGGAGTTGACTGACATCCTCGCCGACGCCGATGCCGGGGAGTTCGAGGACGCCCGCAAGGGGTTGGACGAACTGCTGTACGACGAGGGGTTCGACGGCGAGGAGGTCCTCAGGGAGTTCCTCGCCGCCGCCCGGAGTCGCTACGAGGGCCGACAGTCGGCCCGCGTCCACGAACTCGCGGGCGAAATCGACCTCGAAATGTCCGAGGGGAACGCCGATAGGGTCCACCTCGGGCGATTGCTCGCCGAGTTGGGACGGTAG
- a CDS encoding excinuclease ABC subunit C — MDAAAVRERAGELPREPGVYLFEAGESVLYVGKAVDLRSRVRSYADPRGERIRRMVDAAEGVDFAVTDTETQALLLEANLIKRHQPRYNVRLKDDKSYPLVQLTDHAFPRIEVTRDPDDGATVFGPFTNKGRVETVLKALRETYGLRGCSDHKYAGRERPCLDYEMGLCTAPCTDEISAEDYAADTESVVRFLEGETGVLAEPLRREMEAAAEAEAFERAAALRDKLDAVEAFHEGGGDAVTTRDERVVDVLGVAVEGERATVARLHSEDGKLVDRTRHRVDAPEDEDRIAAVLSAFVPQFYADRPLPDVLLLPERHGDSDLDRWLDAEGVSVRVPGAGREATLVELALKNARRKAGEVDAASALSRRLGIDRPERIEGFDVSHAHGKAVVGSDVTFVEGSPEKADYRRKKLEETNDDYANMRELVQWRAERAVEGRDDRPDPELLLIDGGDGQLGAARDALSETGWDVPAVALAKEEELVVTADGVEDWDDDDPALHLLQRIRDEAHRFAVQYHQTVRDEVSTPLDEVPGVGPELRKRLLRRFGSVGGIRAASRTELANVDGVGEATAAAIDRAL, encoded by the coding sequence ATGGACGCGGCCGCGGTGCGTGAGCGCGCCGGTGAATTACCCCGAGAGCCCGGGGTGTATCTCTTCGAAGCCGGCGAGTCGGTGCTGTACGTCGGCAAGGCGGTCGATTTGCGGAGTCGAGTTCGTTCCTACGCCGACCCCCGCGGCGAACGTATCCGACGGATGGTCGACGCCGCCGAAGGCGTCGACTTCGCGGTCACCGACACCGAGACCCAGGCGCTGCTGTTGGAGGCGAACCTCATCAAGCGCCACCAGCCGCGGTACAACGTCCGCCTGAAGGACGACAAATCCTATCCGCTGGTGCAGTTGACCGACCACGCGTTCCCGCGCATCGAAGTGACACGCGACCCCGACGACGGCGCGACCGTCTTCGGGCCGTTCACGAACAAGGGCCGCGTCGAGACGGTGCTGAAGGCCCTCCGGGAGACCTACGGCCTTCGGGGGTGTTCGGACCACAAGTACGCCGGCCGCGAGCGGCCCTGTCTCGACTACGAGATGGGACTGTGTACGGCGCCCTGTACCGACGAGATATCTGCGGAAGACTACGCCGCTGACACCGAATCAGTCGTCCGGTTCCTCGAAGGCGAGACGGGCGTCCTCGCCGAACCGCTTCGTCGTGAGATGGAGGCCGCCGCCGAAGCGGAAGCCTTCGAGCGGGCCGCGGCGCTCCGGGACAAACTCGACGCCGTCGAGGCGTTCCACGAGGGCGGCGGCGACGCGGTGACGACTCGCGACGAACGTGTCGTCGACGTCCTCGGCGTGGCAGTCGAGGGCGAGCGGGCGACCGTCGCCCGCCTCCACAGCGAAGACGGCAAGCTAGTCGACCGAACGCGCCACCGCGTCGACGCCCCGGAGGACGAAGACCGCATTGCAGCGGTGCTTTCGGCGTTCGTCCCGCAGTTCTACGCCGACCGGCCGCTGCCCGACGTGCTGTTGTTGCCCGAACGACACGGCGATTCGGACCTCGACCGCTGGCTGGACGCGGAGGGCGTCTCGGTCCGGGTTCCGGGGGCGGGCCGGGAGGCGACGCTCGTGGAGTTGGCGCTGAAGAACGCCCGCCGGAAGGCGGGTGAAGTCGACGCCGCGAGCGCACTCTCCCGCCGACTCGGCATCGACCGCCCGGAACGCATCGAAGGGTTCGACGTGAGCCACGCCCACGGAAAGGCCGTCGTCGGCAGCGACGTGACGTTCGTCGAGGGGTCGCCGGAGAAGGCCGACTACCGCCGGAAGAAACTCGAGGAAACCAACGACGACTACGCGAACATGCGCGAACTGGTGCAGTGGCGAGCCGAACGGGCCGTCGAGGGACGTGACGACCGCCCGGACCCCGAGTTGCTCCTCATCGACGGCGGCGATGGGCAACTCGGTGCGGCACGGGACGCCCTCTCGGAGACGGGTTGGGACGTGCCCGCCGTCGCCCTCGCCAAGGAGGAGGAACTCGTGGTGACGGCGGACGGCGTCGAAGACTGGGACGACGATGACCCCGCGTTGCACCTGCTCCAGCGCATCCGCGACGAAGCCCACCGGTTCGCCGTCCAATACCACCAGACCGTCCGCGACGAGGTATCGACGCCGCTGGACGAGGTGCCCGGCGTCGGCCCCGAGTTGCGGAAGCGACTGCTCCGACGCTTCGGGAGCGTCGGCGGCATCCGGGCGGCCTCCCGAACCGAACTGGCGAACGTCGACGGCGTCGGCGAGGCGACCGCCGCGGCAATCGACCGCGCACTGTGA